In Drosophila subpulchrella strain 33 F10 #4 breed RU33 chromosome 3R, RU_Dsub_v1.1 Primary Assembly, whole genome shotgun sequence, the following are encoded in one genomic region:
- the LOC119545828 gene encoding rho GTPase-activating protein 100F isoform X5, translating to MCDSATTGCFLTRSSHRKENGRSVPDVTASPGRAPPGPLPANQLSSLGNQQHHGNHHGNQGNHRGPSGSLSNAAGVKDPVMLQGDFRKVSGISSEIFRQIEAVENDHDPNTAAALEAVERRGEMIVRVLEPRCMGSKQAVDAAHKLMNKADGRHTVQLVEIVKRPGQTLGLYIREGNGADRTDGVFISRIALESAVYNSGCLRVGDEILAVNLVDVTHMSLDDVVIIMSIPRRLVLAIRQRRGNRGTGSPGPPTLSRPEQKPPPVVVIKRDLRDEDLDETDRMPRPRSSRERRTGRDGREMTESRSRLGLGLNNYSPQSEQLDMYYNTRGGGGGGAMGEPPNWGYKPPPPPSSVITEQPTKGHAFAPSHAYYQNAGTLESLAEKVHAFYPGQPGAPPVGPSRRMSTGTGNVGLAQQHARFPRSGSDQHLPRVEYADYSNSLGRHSLLRSSLKPGTAGGAPMPVGVGGTLGRYGRYDQQRAGVSKYGPPAGGAQSLTRRSRPNLDYSSDTEATIGPRPSYYYYNRPAIGSMPRGAGGAGGGVGAAAAAALLAGATDLNKFNSLPRERPGVRLQGIRSRMGDRLVDENDGNTSAPEFDARRGRDLRQRITASPSIFTADEYRAWLRRAPSSSAIAEQMRMTRDMFAQPRAQRFSCSAENIHDALRNTESIYSSRTHILGTGTLDRNMGLTRPISALPVRSMSSQHIGGAGSIRSPSIRRMRQLLELSAGPASPSGSILSTGGHQSPAPTPSATLPRPHRQIDINPAEFAKYKLDKPIVDIGGISGMLWIHLLAGRGLRTAPEGAGGQAPPGQTRDLYCVIECDRVHKARTVVRSGDLQFDWDESFELDLVGNKQLDVLVYSWDPQHRHKLCYRGAISLSSILRQSPLHQLALKVEPRGTIYIRMRHTDPLALYKRRGLPSLRAGYPTLFGADLETVVNRESKNAPGSAPVPIVLRRCVEEVERRGLDIIGLYRLCGSATKKRLLREAFERNSRAVELSPEHVPDINVITGVLKDYLRELPEPLFTRCLFQMTVDALAVCLPDDPEGNAKLMLSILDCLPRANRATLVFLLDHLSLVVSNSERNKMSAQALATVMGPPLMLHSASAQPGADIDHAQPIAVLKYLLQIWPQPQAQHQQMAQHMGGAAGAMMGGLATAGSMSNMAGVASGRRGESTGQRGSKVSALPADRQQLLLQQQAQLMAAGNLLRSSTSVTNILSQGHPQLSATANSHLYQSVVGQLAQSHRALQQAVQQPYQLGGSVGSAIPDQSPLPLPGTPSPGSSSASTGSGSGSGSGKSTDTIKRGASPVSVKQVKIVDQPSSPYSIVMKKPPLQKDAPVEITTPTLQAEAASSLGGCTRDKESNGTVSRRGNVDFYEPHKAQSKSLVTEESSYTSKYSSLEAKKSSFGNSSYTPSKANASGLSAGEDYKAMRNKSSATSSSSSSQATVLSAGSTATSAPTTSSDDSDDLVSYKSSASTNALLAQSQAMTTSQLMSKYLKREPRVQFTPIKSPDSPSPPGGGDGLPKGTYQLVTPSSGSSTKPGATTGAISKYTTSSADSNTNTNSQKLSSPSRLSSSKDSNTKTGTVSSTTASSSLVSTGRRLFDSLASSSSSETETKTYIGDTTAASGASTTVSYTNDTRNSGSSGSKSGMGGGSGLGAVSGANSEGRSYGSTLFGSSGLGNGNGSSHSHSNASPSPFTTTNGNGNHNTMHLYGTLPKNGASTGAALFGGSANSSSYHSAGSGSGAGTASSSGVSSMTGSTNSYDFYTSSSSSGSGSRPFANGGNNYHTLGTYRAQYAATNPFLDAFDEKPGSNGGNSHGEEKLGADKGHHRAAVMAAFQSSGDSKNGSDEYDDIK from the exons CAACAACATCATGGCAACCATCATGGAAACCAGGGCAACCACCGCGGCCCAAGCGGTAGTCTGTCGAACGCAGCAGGGGTCAAGGACCCGGTGATGCTCCAGGGCGACTTCCGCAAGGTCAGCGGCATCAGCTCAGAGATCTTCCGCCAGATAGAGGCCGTCGAGAATGACCACGACCCCAACACGGCCGCGGCTCTGGAGGCAGTGGAGCGTCGCGGGGAGATGATCGTGCGCGTCCTGGAGCCGCGATGCATGGGCAGCAAGCAGGCGGTGGACGCCGCCCACAAGCTGATGAACAAGGCGGACGGACGACACACAGTGCAGCTGGTGGAGATCGTCAAGCGGCCTGGTCAGACGCTGGGCCTGTACATCCGCGAGGGCAACGGGGCGGATCGTACCGACGGCGTGTTCATCTCGCGGATTGCCCTTGAGTCTGCGGTTTACAACAGCGGCTGCCTGCGG GTGGGCGATGAAATCCTGGCGGTGAACCTGGTGGACGTTACCCACATGTCCCTGGACGATGTCGTCATCATTATGTCAATTCCGCGTCGCCTGGTGCTGGCGATACGGCAGCGGCGTGGCAATCGCGGGACAGGATCCCCCGGACCGCCGACGCTCTCCCGGCCGGAACAGAAACCGCCACCGGTTGTTGTGATCAAGCGGGATCTGCGGGACGAGGATCTAGACGAGACGGACCGGATGCCGAGACCGCGCTCATCACGTGAAAGACGTACAGGTA GAGATGGTCGCGAAATGACGGAGTCGCGATCTCGCTTAGGTCTGGGGCTCAACAACTATAGTCCGCAGTCAGAGCAACTGGATATGTACTACAATACCCGCGGCGGAGGCGGAGGCGGAGCCATGGGTGAGCCGCCGAACTGGGGCTACaagccaccaccaccaccttcTTCGGTGATTACGGAGCAGCCGACGAAAGGCCATGCTTTTGCTCCATCGCACGCTTACTACCAGAATGCTGGCACCCTGGAGAGCCTGGCGGAGAAGGTACACGCCTTCTATCCCGGACAGCCCGGCGCTCCGCCTGTGGGTCCCTCGAGAAGAATGTCCACGGGCACTGGCAACGTAGGTCTCGCTCAACAACACGCCAGGTTCCCGCGGTCTGGTTCGGATCAGCATTTACCTCGCGTTGAATATGCGGACTACTCCAACTCCCTGGGACGGCATTCCCTTCTGCGGTCGAGTTTGAAGCCAGGAACGGCTGGAGGAGCTCCAATGCCAGTGGGAGTGGGTGGCACTCTGGGCCGATACGGGCGCTACGATCAACAGAGAGCAGGTGTATCCAAGTACGGTCCACCAGCTGGCGGAGCTCAGTCGCTGACCCGACGCTCCCGACCAAATCTGGACTATTCCAGCGATACGGAGGCTACAATTGGACCGAGGCCAAGTTACTACTACTATAACAGACCCGCCATCGGCAGCATGCCAAGGGGAGCGGGTGGAGCAGGCGGAGGAGTGGGTGCAGCTGCCGCAGCTGCCTTGTTGGCCGGAGCCACGGATCTCAATAAATTCAATTCGTTGCCCCGGGAGCGACCAGGAGTAAGACTGCAGGGCATTCGCTCCAGGATGGGAGACCGTTTGGTGGATGAGAACGATGGCAACACTTCAGCACCCGAATTCGACGCGAGGAGAGGCAGGGACCTGCGGCAGCGGATAACCGCCAGTCCGTCGATATTCACGGCGGACGAGTATCGCGCCTGGCTAAGAAGGGCACCTAGCAGCTCTGCGATTGCGGAACAAATGCGAATGACTCGGGACATGTTTGCGCAGCCGCGAGCTCAGCGATTCTCCTGCAGCGCAGAGAACATCCACGATGCTCTGAGGAAT ACGGAGAGCATCTACTCGAGTAGAACCCACATCCTCGGCACGGGAACTCTCGATCGGAACATGGGTCTTACTCGGCCTATTTCTGCACTACCCGTGAGATCTATGTCCTCGCAGCACATTGGAGGAGCGGGATCCATTCGTTCGCCCAGCATACGACGCATGAGGCAGCTACTGGAACTATCCGCTGGTCCTGCTAGTCCCAGCGGAAGCATCCTTAGCACAGGTGGCCACCAGAGTCCGGCACCCACACCAAGTGCAacgttgccacgcccacaccgCCAGATCGACATCAACCCGGCGGAGTTTGCGAAATACAAGCTGGATAAGCCCATCGTGGATATCGGAGGGATCTCCGGCATGTTGTGGATTCATTTGCTCGCAGGTCGCGGCCTCAGAACAGCTCCAGAGGGAGCGGGAGGACAAGCGCCACCAGGCCAAACCAGAGACCTCTATTGCGTCATCGAGTGCGATCGCGTGCACAAAGCGCGCACCGTGGTGCGTTCCGGTGACCTACAGTTCGACTGGGACGAGTCGTTCGAGCTGGACTTGGTGGGCAACAAGCAGTTGGACGTACTAGTCTACTCATGGGATCCGCAGCACAGGCACAAGTTGTGCTATCGAGGGGCCATCTCATTGTCGTCGATCCTCCGGCAGTCTCCACTTCACCAGCTGGCTTTAAAGGTGGAGCCTAGGGGCACAATATACATTCGCATGCGACACACGGATCCACTGGCTCTCTACAAGAGAAGGGGATTGCCCAGCTTGAGAGCTGGTTACCCCACGCTCTTCGGCGCCGACTTGGAAACGGTGGTCAACCGGGAGTCTAAGAACGCGCCCGGAAGTGCACCAGTTCCCATCGTTTTGAGGCGCTGTGTGGAGGAGGTGGAGCGCCGGGGGCTCGATATAATCGGGCTGTACCGACTGTGCGGCTCCGCCACCAAGAAGCGACTGCTGCGCGAGGCCTTCGAGCGCAACAGCCGTGCCGTGGAATTGAGCCCGGAACATGTTCCTGACATCAACGTCATCACCGGCGTGCTCAAGGATTACCTCAGGGAGCTACCCGAGCCGCTGTTCACGCGCTGTCTCTTCCAGATGACGGTGGATGCTTTGG CTGTCTGCCTGCCAGATGACCCGGAGGGCAATGCGAAACTGATGCTTAGCATTCTCGACTGCCTGCCGCGGGCAAATAGG GCGACCCTGGTATTCCTGCTGGACCACCTGTCGTTGGTCGTTTCCAACTCGGAGCGGAACAAGATGTCCGCCCAGGCGCTGGCCACCGTGATGGGCCCACCGCTGATGCTGCATTCGGCGAGTGCGCAGCCGGGCGCTGACATCGATCACGCCCAGCCGATCGCGGTGCTCAAGTATCTGCTCCAGATTTGGCCGCAGCCGCAGGCGCAGCATCAGCAGATGGCGCAGCACATGGGCGGCGCTGCGGGGGCGATGATGGGCGGCTTGGCCACCGCCGGCAGTATGAGCAACATGGCCGGCGTTGCTTCAG GTCGGCGCGGCGAGTCAACAGGGCAGCGTGGAAGCAAAGTCAGTGCGTTGCCAGCGGACAGACAGCAACTTCTACTGCAGCAGCAGGCGCAGCTCATGGCGGCGGGCAATCTTCTGCGCTCGTCCACTTCGGTAACCAACATACTCTCCCAAGGCCATCCTCAGCTCTCAGCCACAGCCAACAGTCATCTGTATCAATCAGTAGTGGGTCAGTTAGCTCAATCGCATCGAGCCTTGCAACAAGCGGTGCAACAG CCCTATCAATTGGGGGGCTCAGTGGGCTCAGCAATTCCCGACCAATCGCCACTGCCACTTCCAGGCACACCCTCCCCCGGCAGTAGTTCGGCGTCGACGGGCTCGGGCTCCGGATCCGGATCGGGTAAAA GCACGGATACCATCAAGCGCGGTGCTTCGCCCGTTTCGGTGAAGCAAGTTAAGATCGTCGACCAGCCATCTAGCCCCTATTCCATCGTGATGAAGAAGCCGCCGCTGCAGAAGGACGCGCCCGTAGAAATCACCACGCCCACACTCCAAGCGGAGGCAGCCTCATCCCTGGGCGGCTGCACTAGAGACAAGGAAAGCAATGGGACAGTATCTCGCCGGGGAAATGTGGACTTCTATGAACCGCACAAAGCGCAGTCCAAGAGTTTGGTGACCGAAGAATCCAGCTACACCTCCAAGTACTCCAGCTTGGAAGCTAAGAAGAGCAGCTTCGGCAACAGTAGCTACACGCCAAGCAAGGCGAATGCCAGTGGACTCTCCGCCGGCGAGGACTACAAAGCCATGCGTAACAAGTCGAGCGCCACTTCCAGCTCCAGTTCGTCCCAGGCCACGGTTCTGAGTGCTGGCTCGACGGCCACCTCAGCCCCGACCACCTCTTCGGACGATTCGGATGATCTGGTCTCCTACAAGTCCTCGGCCTCCACAAATGCTTTGCTAGCCCAATCGCAGGCCATGACCACCAGCCAGCTGATGTCCAAGTATCTAAAGCGGGAGCCACGGGTGCAGTTTACGCCGATTAAGTCCCCGGACTCGCCCTCACCTCCGGGAGGGGGCGACGGGCTGCCCAAGGGCACTTACCAATTGGTCACGCCAAGCTCGGGATCATCGACCAAGCCGGGTGCTACCACTGGAGCTATTAGCAAGTACACCACCAGCTCAGCGGACTCGAATACAAACACAAACAGCCAGAAGTTGTCATCGCCCTCGCGACTGTCCAGCAGCAAAGATAGCAATACAAAAACGGGAACGGTCAGCAGCACCACTGCTTCGTCTTCGCTGGTTTCCACTGGTCGTCGACTGTTCGACAGCCTGGCCTCTTCATCGTCCTCGGAAACGGAGACCAAGACATACATAGGTGACACCACTGCGGCTAGTGGGGCAAGTACTACTGTATCCTACACTAACGACACCAGGAACTCCGGCAGCAGTGGCAGTAAGTCGGGAATGGGAGGGGGATCTGGGTTGGGAGCGGTTTCGGGAGCAAACTCCGAGGGCCGAAGTTATGGCAGTACGCTCTTCGGCAGCAGTGGTCTGGGAAACGGCAATGGCAGTAGCCACAGCCACTCGAACGCCAGTCCGAGTCCCTTCACCACCACCAACGGCAACGGCAACCACAATACCATGCACCTGTACGGCACTTTGCCCAAAAATGGAGCTTCCACGGGGGCAGCTCTGTTCGGCGGATCAGCCAACAGCTCCTCGTACCACTCCGCTGGGAGTGGAAGTGGAGCAGGAACCGCCAGCAGCAGCGGGGTTAGTTCCATGACGGGCTCCACCAATAGCTACGACTTCTACACGAGTAGTAGCTCCAGTGGCAGCGGCTCGCGACCCTTTGCCAACGGGGGCAACAACTACCACACACTGGGAACCTACAGGGCTCAGTACGCGGCCACCAATCCCTTCCTAGATGCGTTTGATGAGAAGCCGGGCAGCAATGGGGGTAATAGCCACGGGGAGGAGAAGCTAGGCGCGGACAAGGGTCACCACAGGGCAGCTGTAATGGCGGCTTTCCAGTCGTCGGGAGACTCGAAAAACGGTAGCGATGAGTATGACGATATCAAGTGA
- the LOC119545828 gene encoding rho GTPase-activating protein 100F isoform X1 — MQWKKKFTRLKAATGNSRVRRMLCCGRRKENGRSVPDVTASPGRAPPGPLPANQLSSLGNQQHHGNHHGNQGNHRGPSGSLSNAAGVKDPVMLQGDFRKVSGISSEIFRQIEAVENDHDPNTAAALEAVERRGEMIVRVLEPRCMGSKQAVDAAHKLMNKADGRHTVQLVEIVKRPGQTLGLYIREGNGADRTDGVFISRIALESAVYNSGCLRVGDEILAVNLVDVTHMSLDDVVIIMSIPRRLVLAIRQRRGNRGTGSPGPPTLSRPEQKPPPVVVIKRDLRDEDLDETDRMPRPRSSRERRTGRDGREMTESRSRLGLGLNNYSPQSEQLDMYYNTRGGGGGGAMGEPPNWGYKPPPPPSSVITEQPTKGHAFAPSHAYYQNAGTLESLAEKVHAFYPGQPGAPPVGPSRRMSTGTGNVGLAQQHARFPRSGSDQHLPRVEYADYSNSLGRHSLLRSSLKPGTAGGAPMPVGVGGTLGRYGRYDQQRAGVSKYGPPAGGAQSLTRRSRPNLDYSSDTEATIGPRPSYYYYNRPAIGSMPRGAGGAGGGVGAAAAAALLAGATDLNKFNSLPRERPGVRLQGIRSRMGDRLVDENDGNTSAPEFDARRGRDLRQRITASPSIFTADEYRAWLRRAPSSSAIAEQMRMTRDMFAQPRAQRFSCSAENIHDALRNTESIYSSRTHILGTGTLDRNMGLTRPISALPVRSMSSQHIGGAGSIRSPSIRRMRQLLELSAGPASPSGSILSTGGHQSPAPTPSATLPRPHRQIDINPAEFAKYKLDKPIVDIGGISGMLWIHLLAGRGLRTAPEGAGGQAPPGQTRDLYCVIECDRVHKARTVVRSGDLQFDWDESFELDLVGNKQLDVLVYSWDPQHRHKLCYRGAISLSSILRQSPLHQLALKVEPRGTIYIRMRHTDPLALYKRRGLPSLRAGYPTLFGADLETVVNRESKNAPGSAPVPIVLRRCVEEVERRGLDIIGLYRLCGSATKKRLLREAFERNSRAVELSPEHVPDINVITGVLKDYLRELPEPLFTRCLFQMTVDALAVCLPDDPEGNAKLMLSILDCLPRANRATLVFLLDHLSLVVSNSERNKMSAQALATVMGPPLMLHSASAQPGADIDHAQPIAVLKYLLQIWPQPQAQHQQMAQHMGGAAGAMMGGLATAGSMSNMAGVASGRRGESTGQRGSKVSALPADRQQLLLQQQAQLMAAGNLLRSSTSVTNILSQGHPQLSATANSHLYQSVVGQLAQSHRALQQAVQQPYQLGGSVGSAIPDQSPLPLPGTPSPGSSSASTGSGSGSGSGKSTDTIKRGASPVSVKQVKIVDQPSSPYSIVMKKPPLQKDAPVEITTPTLQAEAASSLGGCTRDKESNGTVSRRGNVDFYEPHKAQSKSLVTEESSYTSKYSSLEAKKSSFGNSSYTPSKANASGLSAGEDYKAMRNKSSATSSSSSSQATVLSAGSTATSAPTTSSDDSDDLVSYKSSASTNALLAQSQAMTTSQLMSKYLKREPRVQFTPIKSPDSPSPPGGGDGLPKGTYQLVTPSSGSSTKPGATTGAISKYTTSSADSNTNTNSQKLSSPSRLSSSKDSNTKTGTVSSTTASSSLVSTGRRLFDSLASSSSSETETKTYIGDTTAASGASTTVSYTNDTRNSGSSGSKSGMGGGSGLGAVSGANSEGRSYGSTLFGSSGLGNGNGSSHSHSNASPSPFTTTNGNGNHNTMHLYGTLPKNGASTGAALFGGSANSSSYHSAGSGSGAGTASSSGVSSMTGSTNSYDFYTSSSSSGSGSRPFANGGNNYHTLGTYRAQYAATNPFLDAFDEKPGSNGGNSHGEEKLGADKGHHRAAVMAAFQSSGDSKNGSDEYDDIK; from the exons CAACAACATCATGGCAACCATCATGGAAACCAGGGCAACCACCGCGGCCCAAGCGGTAGTCTGTCGAACGCAGCAGGGGTCAAGGACCCGGTGATGCTCCAGGGCGACTTCCGCAAGGTCAGCGGCATCAGCTCAGAGATCTTCCGCCAGATAGAGGCCGTCGAGAATGACCACGACCCCAACACGGCCGCGGCTCTGGAGGCAGTGGAGCGTCGCGGGGAGATGATCGTGCGCGTCCTGGAGCCGCGATGCATGGGCAGCAAGCAGGCGGTGGACGCCGCCCACAAGCTGATGAACAAGGCGGACGGACGACACACAGTGCAGCTGGTGGAGATCGTCAAGCGGCCTGGTCAGACGCTGGGCCTGTACATCCGCGAGGGCAACGGGGCGGATCGTACCGACGGCGTGTTCATCTCGCGGATTGCCCTTGAGTCTGCGGTTTACAACAGCGGCTGCCTGCGG GTGGGCGATGAAATCCTGGCGGTGAACCTGGTGGACGTTACCCACATGTCCCTGGACGATGTCGTCATCATTATGTCAATTCCGCGTCGCCTGGTGCTGGCGATACGGCAGCGGCGTGGCAATCGCGGGACAGGATCCCCCGGACCGCCGACGCTCTCCCGGCCGGAACAGAAACCGCCACCGGTTGTTGTGATCAAGCGGGATCTGCGGGACGAGGATCTAGACGAGACGGACCGGATGCCGAGACCGCGCTCATCACGTGAAAGACGTACAGGTA GAGATGGTCGCGAAATGACGGAGTCGCGATCTCGCTTAGGTCTGGGGCTCAACAACTATAGTCCGCAGTCAGAGCAACTGGATATGTACTACAATACCCGCGGCGGAGGCGGAGGCGGAGCCATGGGTGAGCCGCCGAACTGGGGCTACaagccaccaccaccaccttcTTCGGTGATTACGGAGCAGCCGACGAAAGGCCATGCTTTTGCTCCATCGCACGCTTACTACCAGAATGCTGGCACCCTGGAGAGCCTGGCGGAGAAGGTACACGCCTTCTATCCCGGACAGCCCGGCGCTCCGCCTGTGGGTCCCTCGAGAAGAATGTCCACGGGCACTGGCAACGTAGGTCTCGCTCAACAACACGCCAGGTTCCCGCGGTCTGGTTCGGATCAGCATTTACCTCGCGTTGAATATGCGGACTACTCCAACTCCCTGGGACGGCATTCCCTTCTGCGGTCGAGTTTGAAGCCAGGAACGGCTGGAGGAGCTCCAATGCCAGTGGGAGTGGGTGGCACTCTGGGCCGATACGGGCGCTACGATCAACAGAGAGCAGGTGTATCCAAGTACGGTCCACCAGCTGGCGGAGCTCAGTCGCTGACCCGACGCTCCCGACCAAATCTGGACTATTCCAGCGATACGGAGGCTACAATTGGACCGAGGCCAAGTTACTACTACTATAACAGACCCGCCATCGGCAGCATGCCAAGGGGAGCGGGTGGAGCAGGCGGAGGAGTGGGTGCAGCTGCCGCAGCTGCCTTGTTGGCCGGAGCCACGGATCTCAATAAATTCAATTCGTTGCCCCGGGAGCGACCAGGAGTAAGACTGCAGGGCATTCGCTCCAGGATGGGAGACCGTTTGGTGGATGAGAACGATGGCAACACTTCAGCACCCGAATTCGACGCGAGGAGAGGCAGGGACCTGCGGCAGCGGATAACCGCCAGTCCGTCGATATTCACGGCGGACGAGTATCGCGCCTGGCTAAGAAGGGCACCTAGCAGCTCTGCGATTGCGGAACAAATGCGAATGACTCGGGACATGTTTGCGCAGCCGCGAGCTCAGCGATTCTCCTGCAGCGCAGAGAACATCCACGATGCTCTGAGGAAT ACGGAGAGCATCTACTCGAGTAGAACCCACATCCTCGGCACGGGAACTCTCGATCGGAACATGGGTCTTACTCGGCCTATTTCTGCACTACCCGTGAGATCTATGTCCTCGCAGCACATTGGAGGAGCGGGATCCATTCGTTCGCCCAGCATACGACGCATGAGGCAGCTACTGGAACTATCCGCTGGTCCTGCTAGTCCCAGCGGAAGCATCCTTAGCACAGGTGGCCACCAGAGTCCGGCACCCACACCAAGTGCAacgttgccacgcccacaccgCCAGATCGACATCAACCCGGCGGAGTTTGCGAAATACAAGCTGGATAAGCCCATCGTGGATATCGGAGGGATCTCCGGCATGTTGTGGATTCATTTGCTCGCAGGTCGCGGCCTCAGAACAGCTCCAGAGGGAGCGGGAGGACAAGCGCCACCAGGCCAAACCAGAGACCTCTATTGCGTCATCGAGTGCGATCGCGTGCACAAAGCGCGCACCGTGGTGCGTTCCGGTGACCTACAGTTCGACTGGGACGAGTCGTTCGAGCTGGACTTGGTGGGCAACAAGCAGTTGGACGTACTAGTCTACTCATGGGATCCGCAGCACAGGCACAAGTTGTGCTATCGAGGGGCCATCTCATTGTCGTCGATCCTCCGGCAGTCTCCACTTCACCAGCTGGCTTTAAAGGTGGAGCCTAGGGGCACAATATACATTCGCATGCGACACACGGATCCACTGGCTCTCTACAAGAGAAGGGGATTGCCCAGCTTGAGAGCTGGTTACCCCACGCTCTTCGGCGCCGACTTGGAAACGGTGGTCAACCGGGAGTCTAAGAACGCGCCCGGAAGTGCACCAGTTCCCATCGTTTTGAGGCGCTGTGTGGAGGAGGTGGAGCGCCGGGGGCTCGATATAATCGGGCTGTACCGACTGTGCGGCTCCGCCACCAAGAAGCGACTGCTGCGCGAGGCCTTCGAGCGCAACAGCCGTGCCGTGGAATTGAGCCCGGAACATGTTCCTGACATCAACGTCATCACCGGCGTGCTCAAGGATTACCTCAGGGAGCTACCCGAGCCGCTGTTCACGCGCTGTCTCTTCCAGATGACGGTGGATGCTTTGG CTGTCTGCCTGCCAGATGACCCGGAGGGCAATGCGAAACTGATGCTTAGCATTCTCGACTGCCTGCCGCGGGCAAATAGG GCGACCCTGGTATTCCTGCTGGACCACCTGTCGTTGGTCGTTTCCAACTCGGAGCGGAACAAGATGTCCGCCCAGGCGCTGGCCACCGTGATGGGCCCACCGCTGATGCTGCATTCGGCGAGTGCGCAGCCGGGCGCTGACATCGATCACGCCCAGCCGATCGCGGTGCTCAAGTATCTGCTCCAGATTTGGCCGCAGCCGCAGGCGCAGCATCAGCAGATGGCGCAGCACATGGGCGGCGCTGCGGGGGCGATGATGGGCGGCTTGGCCACCGCCGGCAGTATGAGCAACATGGCCGGCGTTGCTTCAG GTCGGCGCGGCGAGTCAACAGGGCAGCGTGGAAGCAAAGTCAGTGCGTTGCCAGCGGACAGACAGCAACTTCTACTGCAGCAGCAGGCGCAGCTCATGGCGGCGGGCAATCTTCTGCGCTCGTCCACTTCGGTAACCAACATACTCTCCCAAGGCCATCCTCAGCTCTCAGCCACAGCCAACAGTCATCTGTATCAATCAGTAGTGGGTCAGTTAGCTCAATCGCATCGAGCCTTGCAACAAGCGGTGCAACAG CCCTATCAATTGGGGGGCTCAGTGGGCTCAGCAATTCCCGACCAATCGCCACTGCCACTTCCAGGCACACCCTCCCCCGGCAGTAGTTCGGCGTCGACGGGCTCGGGCTCCGGATCCGGATCGGGTAAAA GCACGGATACCATCAAGCGCGGTGCTTCGCCCGTTTCGGTGAAGCAAGTTAAGATCGTCGACCAGCCATCTAGCCCCTATTCCATCGTGATGAAGAAGCCGCCGCTGCAGAAGGACGCGCCCGTAGAAATCACCACGCCCACACTCCAAGCGGAGGCAGCCTCATCCCTGGGCGGCTGCACTAGAGACAAGGAAAGCAATGGGACAGTATCTCGCCGGGGAAATGTGGACTTCTATGAACCGCACAAAGCGCAGTCCAAGAGTTTGGTGACCGAAGAATCCAGCTACACCTCCAAGTACTCCAGCTTGGAAGCTAAGAAGAGCAGCTTCGGCAACAGTAGCTACACGCCAAGCAAGGCGAATGCCAGTGGACTCTCCGCCGGCGAGGACTACAAAGCCATGCGTAACAAGTCGAGCGCCACTTCCAGCTCCAGTTCGTCCCAGGCCACGGTTCTGAGTGCTGGCTCGACGGCCACCTCAGCCCCGACCACCTCTTCGGACGATTCGGATGATCTGGTCTCCTACAAGTCCTCGGCCTCCACAAATGCTTTGCTAGCCCAATCGCAGGCCATGACCACCAGCCAGCTGATGTCCAAGTATCTAAAGCGGGAGCCACGGGTGCAGTTTACGCCGATTAAGTCCCCGGACTCGCCCTCACCTCCGGGAGGGGGCGACGGGCTGCCCAAGGGCACTTACCAATTGGTCACGCCAAGCTCGGGATCATCGACCAAGCCGGGTGCTACCACTGGAGCTATTAGCAAGTACACCACCAGCTCAGCGGACTCGAATACAAACACAAACAGCCAGAAGTTGTCATCGCCCTCGCGACTGTCCAGCAGCAAAGATAGCAATACAAAAACGGGAACGGTCAGCAGCACCACTGCTTCGTCTTCGCTGGTTTCCACTGGTCGTCGACTGTTCGACAGCCTGGCCTCTTCATCGTCCTCGGAAACGGAGACCAAGACATACATAGGTGACACCACTGCGGCTAGTGGGGCAAGTACTACTGTATCCTACACTAACGACACCAGGAACTCCGGCAGCAGTGGCAGTAAGTCGGGAATGGGAGGGGGATCTGGGTTGGGAGCGGTTTCGGGAGCAAACTCCGAGGGCCGAAGTTATGGCAGTACGCTCTTCGGCAGCAGTGGTCTGGGAAACGGCAATGGCAGTAGCCACAGCCACTCGAACGCCAGTCCGAGTCCCTTCACCACCACCAACGGCAACGGCAACCACAATACCATGCACCTGTACGGCACTTTGCCCAAAAATGGAGCTTCCACGGGGGCAGCTCTGTTCGGCGGATCAGCCAACAGCTCCTCGTACCACTCCGCTGGGAGTGGAAGTGGAGCAGGAACCGCCAGCAGCAGCGGGGTTAGTTCCATGACGGGCTCCACCAATAGCTACGACTTCTACACGAGTAGTAGCTCCAGTGGCAGCGGCTCGCGACCCTTTGCCAACGGGGGCAACAACTACCACACACTGGGAACCTACAGGGCTCAGTACGCGGCCACCAATCCCTTCCTAGATGCGTTTGATGAGAAGCCGGGCAGCAATGGGGGTAATAGCCACGGGGAGGAGAAGCTAGGCGCGGACAAGGGTCACCACAGGGCAGCTGTAATGGCGGCTTTCCAGTCGTCGGGAGACTCGAAAAACGGTAGCGATGAGTATGACGATATCAAGTGA